The DNA segment GtattttcttatgtttacaaaagctctcttaaagtattaaaaatatgataagaGTTTCCTAGTTATTCAACATCTACTTCAAAATTAAGCTGTaggaaacaaataaacattcgtGATAATTAAGCAAATATCGGACCGTTATCTGAGGATCATGGGCCGATATACAGATATTCCGACCAGATATCGATACCTATCCGATATGGCTATGCTCGCTGGGGAGTAGCAGGTACAGTTACTGATACATAGTAACAGGTATGATAGCAGGTACAGTGTAGCCTGTACTGTAGCAGGAACAGAGTACCAAATACGGTAGAAGTTACGAGGTGACAAGTACAGACACAAAAACACCGCAACAAGTACGCGCAGCATGTACAAAGTAGCAAGTACAATAGCAGGTCCAAAGCAACTCATACGCTAGCAAGAATAAAAGTAGGTAGTATTATAGCAGGAACAGAGTAGTAGGTAAGTCATACGGTACAGAGAAGCAGGTACGGTGGCAGGTACAGAATTGCAGGTACGGTAGTGCAGAATAGTAGAATTGTAGCAGGTGTAGAGTTGTTGGTACGGGAGCAGAAACAGAATTGCAGGTACGGTAACGTGTGCAGAATAGCAGAATTGTAGCAGGCGTAGAGTTGCTGGTACGGGAGCAGAAACAGAATTGCAGGTACGGTAACGTGTGCAGAATAGCAGAATTGTAGCAGGTGTAGAGTTGTTGGTACGGGAGCAGAAACAGAATTGCAGGTACGGTAACGTGTGCAGAATAGCAGAATTGTAGCAGGCGTAGAGTTGCTGGTACGGGAGCAGAAACAGAATTGCAGGTACGGTAACGTGTGCAGAATAGTAGAATTGTAGCAGGTGTAGAGTTGTTGGTACGGGAGCAGAAACAGAATTGCAGGTACGGTAACGTGTGCAGAATAGCAGAATTGTAGCAGGCGTAGAGTTGCTGGTACGGAAGCAGAAACAGAATTGCTGGTACGGAAGCCGGTACAGAGTATATGGTAGCAGGTGCGGAAGCAGGTACAGGGGAGCAGGTACGGAAACAGGTACAGGGGAGCAGGTACGGGAACAGGTACAGGGGAGCAGGAACGGAAACAGGTAGGGTACCAGGTACAGGGGAACAAATAAAGGGGAGCATGTAAAGGGgagcaggtacggaagcaggtacaGGTGGGGACAGGTACGGAGGCAGGTACGGTAGCAGGTacaggggaggggggggggtaggTACGTTCTCGGGTACAGGAGGGGAGGGGGGCAGGTACGGACGCAGGTACGGTAGCAGGTACaggagaggggggggggggttgcaGGTACGGTCGCAGGTACGTGGGGGCAGGTACGGAGGCAGACACGGTAGCAGGTACAGAGGAGGGGggcaggtacggaagcaggtacGTTAACAGATACATGGGGGGAGCAGGTAAAGGTGGTGGGCAGGTACGGAGGCAGGTATGGTAGCAGATACAGAGGGGGGAGCAGGTACGGTAGCAGGTAAGATGGTAGATACAGGGGGAAGCAGGTACGGTAGCAGGTACAGGGGATCGGGCAGGTACGGAGGCAGGAACGATGGCAGATACAGGTGGGGGCAGATACGGGAACAGGTACGGTTGCAGATACAGgagtgtgtgtgggggggggggggcgggttCGGAAGCAGGTACGATCGCAGATACAGGGGGAGCAGATACGGTAGCAGGTACGGTGGCAGATACATGTGGGGGCAGGTACGAACGCAGGAAAGGAAGCAGGTACATGTGTGGGGCAGGTACGGAAGCAGATACAGGTGTGGGACAGGTACGGAAGCAGCTACATTGGCAGGTAAATGTGTGGGGCGGGTACGAAAGCAGGTACGGTAGCAGGTACAGGTATGGGGGACAGGTACGGTAGCAGGTACGGTAGCAGTTACAGGTGGGGGCAGGTACAGAAGCAGGTACGCTGGATGATACAGGTGGGGACAGGTACTGAATCAGGTACGGTAGCAGGTACAGATTAGCAGGTTCAGTGGAAAGTAAATAGTAGCAGGTACAGAGTAACAGGTATTTTTTTTCGTGCAGAGTAGCAGGTTAGGTATTGGGTCAGCCAAATAAGCATGTCGATTTTGGACAAGATTAAAAGTACAGGAGTAGTAGGCACAGAAGTTCAGTTACTGTAGCAGGTAGAGAAGGAGGTACAGAGGAGAATGGATAGCAGTATCGGTTGAATGTACAGGTACGTATCAGGTACAAGTGTAGCAAGTACGGTAACAGGCACAGAGTAACTGGTACGGTAAAGACACAGGGTAACAGGTACGGTAGTAGGTACAAGGTTGCAACTACGGTAGTAGATACATAGTAGCTGGTACGGTAACAGGTACGGTGTAGCAGGTACGGTAACCGGTACAGTCAAGTGATCATGGCCATATCGGATCGATATCGGCATTTGGTCGGAATATCGGTAGATCGGCCCAATGATGGTCCGATAATGGTCCAATATTTAGGTAATTATTCCCCTATGTGAATTTGTACTAGACAAAATCATGCATTATAATTTGAGTAACAAGAATActctaaatatatattaaatactgtATGGGTGTTTTTTAGCCGATCAGAAAATGTATTGGTCCATTATCCAGTCATATATTTGGGTCGCACTTCCTAAGAATTctgatttcattttgttttgacgATTTCTTTTTACAAGAGAAACAACTGCCGTAAACTAAAGTGTGAGGTATGGTCCAATCACTGAGTATACCTTTCTATGTGACATTAGGGTCTTCCCGCGCTCAATTGATGATGTATTACTTCACCATGCCGTGTATCCCATCCCATCTAAAATGTACTTTATGCAAAAACTGACATCATTTCGAAGTAATTGCAATTCCCAATCATTTAAAGTGTGGCCAGGAGTGACCAAATCGATTGTGTACAAAACAGAGACGTTATGACAATAGTGTttgaaagggaaataactcaattattattcaatacatCTAAGGGAAATTACTTAGTTATAATTTAAGGCAtgtaagggaaataactcaatCATTACTCAATAATGTAAAGGAAATTACTCTATTATAATTCAATGTATATACGGGAGATAATTCAACTATTATCTAAGGAATTGAATGATAGTAACTGCTTTATCCTTTTCAATAGTATGAAGAAACgtgcaaatataaaacatgtatggaTTACTACTTGCTAATGTATTACCCACATTTCTCTGTTACGAGCTTTTCCCTA comes from the Mya arenaria isolate MELC-2E11 chromosome 13, ASM2691426v1 genome and includes:
- the LOC128215390 gene encoding uncharacterized protein LOC128215390, which produces MPISIRYGHDHLTVPVTVPATPYLLPYQLLCIYYRSCNLVPTTVPVTLCLYRTSYSVPVTYLSPPVSSSVPASVPAPTCNCYRTCYRTCPPYLYLLPYLLSYPPHTFTCQCSCFRTCPTPVSASVPAPHMYLLPFLRSYLPPHVSATVPATVSAPPVSAIVPASEPAPPPPHTLLYLQPYLFPYLPPPVSAIVPASVPARSPVPATVPASPCIYHLTCYRTCSPLCICYHTCLRTCPPPLPAPPMYLLTYLLPYLPPSSVPATVSASVPAPTYLRPYLQPPPPSPVPATVPASVPAPLPSCTRERTYPPPSPVPATVPASVPVPTCTCFRTCSPLHAPLYLFPCTWYPTCFRSCSPVPVPVPAPLYLFPYLLPCTCFRTCYHILCTGFRTSNSVSASVPATLRLLQFCYSAHVTVPAILFLLPYQQLYTCYNSTILHTLPYLQFCFCSRTSNSTPATILLFCTRYRTCNSVSAPVPTTLHLLQFCYSAHVTVPAILFLLPYQQLYACYNSAILHTLPYLQFCFCSRTNNSTPATILLFCTTVPAILYLPPYLLLCTV